The genomic segment ATTGACCTTACCCACGTCATGGCCGGACCGACCTGCACCTTGATGCTCGCCGACATGGGCGCCGACGTCATCAAGATCGAGAAATGGCCGAACGGCGACGACACCCGCCATTCGGTGCCGCCGAAGATCGGCGACGAGGCGGCGTCCTTCCTGATGATGAACCGCAACAAGCGCGGCATCGTGCTGGATCTCAAGACCGACGGCGGCAAGGAGGTGCTGCGCCGGTTGATCGCGGATGCCGACGTGCTGGTCGAGAACTTTGCGCCTGGCGCGATGGAGCGCCTCGGCTTCGGCTATGAGGCGCTGCACGCGGAATTCCCGGCACTGATCTATTGCTCCCTGTCGGGCTTCGGCCGTACCGGCCCCTACAAGCATCGCAGGGGATTCGACCTCGTCGCGCAGGCCATGAGCGGCATCATGAGCTTTACCGGCGAGCGGCCCGACGGTCCTCCGGTCAAGTGCGGGCCGCCGCTGTCCGACATCACGGCCGGCCTGCTCGCGAGCATGGGCATCCTTGCGGCCTACACCCATCGCCTCAACACGGGCGAGGGGCAGTGGGTCGAGACCTCGCTGTATGAAGCCGCCTTGGTGCAGACCTATTGGCAGTCGACCATCGCGCTCGCCGCGGGCACCGCGCCGCGCGCGATGGGCTCGGCGCATCCGCTCAACGCGCCATATCAGGCCTTCGAAGCCTCGGACGGCTGGCTCGTGGTCGGCGGCGCCAACAAGAAGCACTGGCTGTTGATGCTGGAAGCGCTCGGCGCAAGCGAACTCGCCGACGATCCGCGCTTCGTCACCGGCGCCGATCGCATGGCCAATCTGAAGAAGCTCGAAGCCGTCCTCAGCGAGCGCTTCCGCACCCAAACGCGGGCGCATTGGCTCGCGGCGCTGGACGAGAAGGGCGTGCCGTGCGGCCCCGTGCACGACATGCTGGAGGCGCTGAGCGATCCGCAGACGCTGGCGCGGGAGATGGTTGTCGAGGTCGAGCACTCCACGCTCGGTCCCGTCAAGACGATCGGGCTTCCCATCAAGTTTTCGGAGACCCCGGGCAAAGTGCGATCAGGCGCACCGGTCTATGGTGAACACACGCGAGAGGTTCTGGCCGAGCACGGGTTCGACCAGTCACGAATCGAAGCGCTCGAAAAAGAAGGCGCAATCGTTTCCGCCCAGGAAAAGCGCGAGGAACGCGTCGCCTGAACGGACGTCGATACGACAACAATAAAAGACAAAAAAATCAGCTGGAGGAAATCATGGGTCGGACGTCAACATTTCTGCTCTCCGCAGCCGCAGTCGTGCTCGCCGGCACCATGCCGGCGCTCGCCGCCTGGCAGCCGCAAAAGCCGATCGAGTTCATTGCCACCGCCGGCCCCGGCGGCGGCACCGACAATCTCGCGCGCGCGGTGCAGAACATCATCACCAAGCACAAGCTGACGGACCAGCCGATCGTCGTCGTCAACAAGGGCGGCGGCAGCGGCGCCGAGGGCTATGTCTACGGCAAGGCCTCCGCGGGCGATCCCTACAAGGTGATCTTCGGCACGTCGAATGCCTGGCAGCAGCCGCTCGTCTCCAAGGTCGCCTTCAACTACACCGATCTCACGCCGATCGCGGCGATGGCGCAGGACGAGTTCCTGCTCTGGGTCAAGCAGGACGCGTCGTACAAGACCGCGGGCGACTATCTGAAGGCGGCCGCATCGGGCGAATTCAAGATGGGCGGCGCGCAGTCCAAGGACACCGACGAGGTGCTGACCCGCATGATCGAGAAGGCCGGCAAGGTCAAGCTGACCTACATCCCCTTCAAGAGCGGCGCCGAGACCGCCGTGCAGCTCGCCGGCGGCCATCTCGACTCCCACGTCAACAACCCCAGCGAGAGCCTCGGGCAATGGCGCGGCGGCACGCAGCGACCGCTTTGCGTGTTCAGCCCGAAGCGGCTGCCGCAGGGCCCGAAGGTCACCGCGACCGAAGGCTGGGGCGACGTTCCGACCTGCGTCGAGCAGGGCCTCGACATCAAGCAATACGAGCAGCCCCGCACCGTGTGGCTGCCCGGCAAGGTCACGCCGGAGCAGGCCGCGTTCTATGTCGACCTCATGAAGAAGGTGCAGGCAACGCCGGAGTGGAAGGACTACATCGAGAAGACCTCCCAGGTCGACACGTTCCTGACCGGTGCCGAGCTTGACAAGTTCATCAAGGAGGACCTCGAGCACGTCAAACAGGTCGCAGGCGAGCAGGGCTGGCTGGTCAAGTGAGGCCGAGGATGGCCTTCGATCGCGCAGCCGACTACAGCCCTGGTCCTCATCCTGAGGAGCCCGCCGGAGGCGGGCGTTTCGAAGGATGGCCGTGGATGCGATCTCGCCTGGAGCCGTCCTTCGATACGCGCGCCAAAGCGCGCTCCTCAGGACGAGGACTGTTTCGCCGGAGCTGCCCATGATCTCACGCCGCGCGCTTGAACTTGCGACCGCCGTGCTCACCGGCAGCTTCGGCGTGGCTGTCGTCGTCTCCAGCCTCGACAACGGCATCGGTTGGTCGAGCGCAGGCGTGGACGCCGGCACATTCCCGTTCCTGACCGGGATCATCGTCGTGCTCGGCAGCCTCTACAATCTGGGACGAGGCCTGCTGCCGGCCGCGACGCTCGCAAACGTACCGATCGCGATCACGTCCATCGAGCTGCGGCGGCTCGCGGGCCTGTTCGTGCCGGCTGCGATCTTCGTCGCCGCGATCCCGCTCGCCGGGATGTACGTCGCCTCGGCTCTGTACGTCTTCGCGGTGCTGGCGATCCCGCGGCACCAATCCGTGCCGCGCGCGCTCGCCATGGCAGGAGCCACGGCGCTCGCGCTCTATCTCGTGTTCGAGCGCATGTTCCAGGTCAGCCTGCCGCACGGCGCGCTCGCCGCCGCCTTCGGGTTCTGACGGAGGGCCCGATGGACAATCTCGCAGAGCTCCTGCACGGCTTCACCATCGCGGTCACGGCGCCGCATCTGGTTCTGATGGTGGTCGGCGTGCTGCTCGGCATTCTCGTCGGCGTGCTGCCGGGGCTGGGCGCGCCGAACGGGGTGTCGCTGCTCTTGCCGCTCACCTTCGGCATGCAGCCGGTCTCGGCCATCATCCTGCTCTCCAGCATGTATTGGGGCGCACTGTTCGGCGGCTCGGTAACCTCGATCCTGTTCAACATTCCGGGCGAGCCGTCGTCGGTGGCGACCACCTTCGACGGCTATCCCATGGCGCGCGACGGCCGGCCGACCACGGCGCTCGCGACCGCCTTCGGCTCGGCGGCGTTCGGCGCCCTGGTCGGCGTCATCCTGATCACGTTCCTCGCCTCCTGGGTGGCGCAGGTCGCGCTCGCCTTCGGACCGGCCGAGTATTTTGCGGTGTATTTCCTGGCCTTCGCCAGCTTCGTCGGCATGGGCGGCGCGGCACCGATCAAGACCGTCGTGGCACTCGCGATCGGCTTTGCGATCGCCGCCATCGGCATCGACACCGTGTCCGGCAGCGTCCGCCTCACCATGGGCGTCGATGAGCTGGTCAAGGGCGTCAGCTTCGTCGTCGCGGTGATGGGCCTGTTCGGCATTGGCGAGCTGCTGGTCGCCGTCGAGGAGGAGTTTCACGCCCGCGCGGTCTCCTCGAAGATCGATTGGCGCGAGGTGTTCCGCGCGGTCGGCCGCCTGCCGCGGCACGGCGTGGCATTGCTGCGCAGCGCCGCGATCGGCTGCTGGATGGGCATCACGCCGGGCGGCCCGACCGCGGCCTCCTTCATGAGCTACGGGATTGCGCGCCGCTTCTCGCGCCGCGGCCGATATTTCGGCACCGGCGAGGTCGAAGGCATCATCTCGCCGGAGACGGCCGATCATGCCGCCGGGACCAGCGCGCTGCTGCCGATGCTCTCGCTCGGCATTCCCGGCTCGGCGACTGCGGCCGTGATGATGGGCGGGCTGATGATCTGGGGCCTCAATCCCGGGCCGATGCTGTTCGTCGACAGCAAGGATTTCGTCTGGGGCCTGATCGCCTCGATGTATGTCGGCAACATCGTTGCCGTGGTGCTGGTGCTGCTGACGGTTCCGGTGTTCGCCGCTTTGATGCGGATACCCTTCGTGGTGATCGCGCCGCTGATCGTGATCATCTGCGTCGTCGGCGCCTATTCGGTGTCGAACTCCTATCTCGACGTCGTCATGATGCTCGGCTTCGGGGTCGTCGGCTATCTCTTCAAGAAGCTGTTCTATCCCTTAGCGCCACTCGTGCTCGCAATCGTCATCGGCGACAAGGCCGAGGACGCGTTCCGGCAGTCGATGCTGATCTCCAAGGGCTCGCTGGGCATCTTCTTCGCGAACAAGCTGGTGACGTGCCTGATCGTGGGCGGCATCGCGCTGCTGCTGCTTCCGCTTGTGCTGCAGCTGGCGCGGCTGTGGCGCAAACCCTCTTCGCCCGCGACCGATACGCCAGTCCAGGAAAAGGTGATCATATGACCGCAAAGCCGCTGATTGCGCTGGCCATGGGCGATCCCGCCGGCATCAGCCCGGAGCTGACGGCGAAGCTGGTGGCGCAGGACGACATTCGCGCGAGCTGCCGGCTCGTCGTCATCGGCGATCGCCGCATCTTCGACGAGGGGGCGCGCGTCGCTGGCGTCCGGCCGGACTTGTCCACGGTGGAGCAGGGGACCGAGCTTCGCGCGGCGGGGGAGGATGCACTGTTCATCGATCTCCGCCACCTCGACCCCAGGGAGGTCGAGCCGAAGACGGCGACCCTTGCCGGCGGAAAATTCGCGCTGGCCAATTACAGACATGCGCTCGAGCTCGGCCGCGACGGCCATGTCGACGCGGTCTGTTTCACCCCCTTCAACAAGCAGGCGATGCGTCTTGCCCGTGCCGAGTACGACGACGAGATCGCGTTCTCGGCCGAGGTCGTCGGTCTCAAAACGCCGGCAAGCGAATTCAACGTGCTCGACCGGCTCTGGAACGCACGGGTCACCTCGCACATCCCGCTCAAGGACGTCGCTGCGAAGCTGTCCGGCGAACGCATCCATCGCGCGCTCAAGCTGACCGATTCCTGCATGCGCAACGCCGGCTTTGCGCGGCCGCGGATCGCGGTCGCGGGCCTCAATCCCCATGCCGGCGACGGTGGCAATTTCGGCCGCGAGGAGATCGATGTGATTGCGCCGGTGGTCGCGGCGAGCCAGCGCGAGGGCATTGCTGCGGAGGGACCGTTTCCCGCCGACACCGTGTTCCTGCGCGCCAAGGCCGGCGCCTTCGATGCCGTGCTGACGATGTATCACGACCAGGGCCAGATCGCGATGAAGCTGATGGGTTTCGATCGCGGCGTGACCTTGCTCGGCGGCTTCCCGTTCCCGATCTGCACGCCCGCGCACGGCACCGCCTACGACATTGCGGGGCAAGGCATCGCCTCGATTGGCGCCAGCCGCGCGGCACTGCTGCTCGCAGCGGAGATGGCTCGGCGCACCCGTTAATGAATCAGGGATATTCAGGCCGTCGCGAGCCACTTGGCGAGCGGCGTCGTCCCGAGCCGCGCCTCGCCGAGCGGGTTCAGCGATTGGTCGTCGATGAGAGCGCCGTAATAGGGCGCCTTCGGATCTCCGACCACAGGCCGGGCGTCGCCGGCTGCCCTCAGACGCCGCGCGATGAATTCATTGAAGGGCGCCTTCTCGGGTCCGGCGATATCGATCGTCCCGTTGAGCGGCTGCTCCGTTGCGACTTCGGCGAGGCGGTCGGCGACGTCGGCTGCCGCGATCGGCTGAAACAATGCGGAGGGAACGACGATCTTCCCCTCGCGCACGCTGGTCTCGGCGATGGCGCCGAGGAACTCGAAGAACTGGGTGGCGCGCACGATCGAGTAGGGGACCGAGCCGGACTTGATGACGGTTTCCTGCGCCAGCTTGGCACGGAAATAGGCGTTGTCGGGCGAGCGGTCGGTGCCGACGATCGAGAGCGCCACGTGATGTCTCACGCCTGCTGCGGCCTCGGCCGCGACGAGATTCTCGCTCGATCGCTGGAAGAACGCGAGCACCGCGGCCGGCTCCCAGGACGGCGCGTTGGCGACGTCGACGACCACATCCGCGCCCGAAAGCGCTGCGGCAAGGCCTTCCCCGGTGACGGCGTTCACGCCGGATTTCGGCGAGGCAGCCACCGCATCGTGGCCGTGCAGCTTGAGCTTCGCCACGAGCCTGGACCCAATCAATCCGGTTCCGCCGATCACGACGATCTTCATGGCATGTCTCCTTGCGATTGCGGAGCGCGAGATGATCGAAGCCAATCGAAAGTCGCGCCTCCCACGTCACCCATATGGTGCGAAGTGACTCTAGCCGATCCACGGCGCAGGCTCTTGCCTGTAACAGGCATACCTTGGCGGAAAATGCTGCCCGCATTTTGCCCGACGTTTCAAAACGTCCTGATGAACGCAAGGTGGCGCAGGCCCCTAAAAAAGGCCAATGAAAACAACCCTGAGGCTACTGTGCATGGGGTTGTTTTCGCAGTTTGGGATTGGACGGGCGACCGCGTCCGATTTCGGGAAGGCGGCCCCTGGTCGCGTCACGCCCCGCAGACGATCACGCCGTACCAGCCGAGCCCGCGATAGGTCTCGTAACCCGGGGTGGCATGGAAAGCGACCAGCGTGCCCGTGCGGTCGTGGTAGAAGCCGGAGCGCTGGCCGTTCAGCGACAGCGAGATGCGTTCGCTGAGGATGCCCTGGCCGTCGGAGGCCGCGATCACGCGGAAATTCGAATCGACCAGCAGCACGCGGGCCTTGTCGCTGTCGCCGACGCGCACGCCCTGTACGATGGCGCGGGCCTGCGGCTCCCAGTCGAAATGGATGGCGAGCACCCCGATCGGGGCGCCGTTGGCCTGGCCGCCGGCGCGGACGCTGGCGCAATAGGTCGCGACCTGGGCATTGCCGAGCAGCGGCTGGTTCTCGACGTCGCCGGCGACATAATCGTCGCCGGAGCGCAAGGACCGCGCGTCGCGAAACCATTTGGTATGGGCGACGTTCTGGCCGACGACGCGGAAGCGGTCGGCGCGGCCGTTGGCGATGACGTTGCCGTCGAGGTCGCAGAGCCAGAGATCGAGATAGACGGTGTAGGCCCCGAGGATCACGCCGAGGCGCTGCGAGGCATGGGAGACCGCCGCAGCACTGGGCGAGGCCGCGCAATCGACCACGGCGGAATCGGTCGCCCACCAGCGCACGTCGCAGGTGCGTTCATAGAGATTGCGGTCGATCAGCTCGATCGCGTTGAGCGACAGGTCGACCATCCGCTCGCCGCGGGAGCGCTGGCTCATGCGGTCGATCGAGGCGACGAGATCGCCGGTGCGTTTGGTTAGCTGGGTCTCGAGCTCGCGGGCGATGGTCTCGACCTGCTGGCCGACGCCGCGCACCTCCTGAGCCACGACCGCAAAGCCCGCGCCTTGTGCGCCGGCGCGCGAGCTTTCGATCAGCGCGTTCAGCGCCAGCATCTTCATCTGGTTGGTGATCTGCTGGATCGACTTGGTCTTGTCGACCGCGATCTGGTTGACCTCCGCGGTGAGGCGGTTGATCAGCGCGGAGATGTCGGAATCATCGTCCGCAGGTGCGGTGG from the Bradyrhizobium sp. WBAH42 genome contains:
- a CDS encoding CaiB/BaiF CoA-transferase family protein, which codes for MQSSQSTSRRSGPLAGLKVIDLTHVMAGPTCTLMLADMGADVIKIEKWPNGDDTRHSVPPKIGDEAASFLMMNRNKRGIVLDLKTDGGKEVLRRLIADADVLVENFAPGAMERLGFGYEALHAEFPALIYCSLSGFGRTGPYKHRRGFDLVAQAMSGIMSFTGERPDGPPVKCGPPLSDITAGLLASMGILAAYTHRLNTGEGQWVETSLYEAALVQTYWQSTIALAAGTAPRAMGSAHPLNAPYQAFEASDGWLVVGGANKKHWLLMLEALGASELADDPRFVTGADRMANLKKLEAVLSERFRTQTRAHWLAALDEKGVPCGPVHDMLEALSDPQTLAREMVVEVEHSTLGPVKTIGLPIKFSETPGKVRSGAPVYGEHTREVLAEHGFDQSRIEALEKEGAIVSAQEKREERVA
- a CDS encoding tripartite tricarboxylate transporter substrate binding protein, translating into MGRTSTFLLSAAAVVLAGTMPALAAWQPQKPIEFIATAGPGGGTDNLARAVQNIITKHKLTDQPIVVVNKGGGSGAEGYVYGKASAGDPYKVIFGTSNAWQQPLVSKVAFNYTDLTPIAAMAQDEFLLWVKQDASYKTAGDYLKAAASGEFKMGGAQSKDTDEVLTRMIEKAGKVKLTYIPFKSGAETAVQLAGGHLDSHVNNPSESLGQWRGGTQRPLCVFSPKRLPQGPKVTATEGWGDVPTCVEQGLDIKQYEQPRTVWLPGKVTPEQAAFYVDLMKKVQATPEWKDYIEKTSQVDTFLTGAELDKFIKEDLEHVKQVAGEQGWLVK
- a CDS encoding tripartite tricarboxylate transporter TctB family protein: MISRRALELATAVLTGSFGVAVVVSSLDNGIGWSSAGVDAGTFPFLTGIIVVLGSLYNLGRGLLPAATLANVPIAITSIELRRLAGLFVPAAIFVAAIPLAGMYVASALYVFAVLAIPRHQSVPRALAMAGATALALYLVFERMFQVSLPHGALAAAFGF
- a CDS encoding tripartite tricarboxylate transporter permease, with the protein product MDNLAELLHGFTIAVTAPHLVLMVVGVLLGILVGVLPGLGAPNGVSLLLPLTFGMQPVSAIILLSSMYWGALFGGSVTSILFNIPGEPSSVATTFDGYPMARDGRPTTALATAFGSAAFGALVGVILITFLASWVAQVALAFGPAEYFAVYFLAFASFVGMGGAAPIKTVVALAIGFAIAAIGIDTVSGSVRLTMGVDELVKGVSFVVAVMGLFGIGELLVAVEEEFHARAVSSKIDWREVFRAVGRLPRHGVALLRSAAIGCWMGITPGGPTAASFMSYGIARRFSRRGRYFGTGEVEGIISPETADHAAGTSALLPMLSLGIPGSATAAVMMGGLMIWGLNPGPMLFVDSKDFVWGLIASMYVGNIVAVVLVLLTVPVFAALMRIPFVVIAPLIVIICVVGAYSVSNSYLDVVMMLGFGVVGYLFKKLFYPLAPLVLAIVIGDKAEDAFRQSMLISKGSLGIFFANKLVTCLIVGGIALLLLPLVLQLARLWRKPSSPATDTPVQEKVII
- a CDS encoding 4-hydroxythreonine-4-phosphate dehydrogenase PdxA; its protein translation is MTAKPLIALAMGDPAGISPELTAKLVAQDDIRASCRLVVIGDRRIFDEGARVAGVRPDLSTVEQGTELRAAGEDALFIDLRHLDPREVEPKTATLAGGKFALANYRHALELGRDGHVDAVCFTPFNKQAMRLARAEYDDEIAFSAEVVGLKTPASEFNVLDRLWNARVTSHIPLKDVAAKLSGERIHRALKLTDSCMRNAGFARPRIAVAGLNPHAGDGGNFGREEIDVIAPVVAASQREGIAAEGPFPADTVFLRAKAGAFDAVLTMYHDQGQIAMKLMGFDRGVTLLGGFPFPICTPAHGTAYDIAGQGIASIGASRAALLLAAEMARRTR
- a CDS encoding SDR family oxidoreductase — translated: MKIVVIGGTGLIGSRLVAKLKLHGHDAVAASPKSGVNAVTGEGLAAALSGADVVVDVANAPSWEPAAVLAFFQRSSENLVAAEAAAGVRHHVALSIVGTDRSPDNAYFRAKLAQETVIKSGSVPYSIVRATQFFEFLGAIAETSVREGKIVVPSALFQPIAAADVADRLAEVATEQPLNGTIDIAGPEKAPFNEFIARRLRAAGDARPVVGDPKAPYYGALIDDQSLNPLGEARLGTTPLAKWLATA
- a CDS encoding methyl-accepting chemotaxis protein; its protein translation is MSAALGLKAKPIATAPADDDSDISALINRLTAEVNQIAVDKTKSIQQITNQMKMLALNALIESSRAGAQGAGFAVVAQEVRGVGQQVETIARELETQLTKRTGDLVASIDRMSQRSRGERMVDLSLNAIELIDRNLYERTCDVRWWATDSAVVDCAASPSAAAVSHASQRLGVILGAYTVYLDLWLCDLDGNVIANGRADRFRVVGQNVAHTKWFRDARSLRSGDDYVAGDVENQPLLGNAQVATYCASVRAGGQANGAPIGVLAIHFDWEPQARAIVQGVRVGDSDKARVLLVDSNFRVIAASDGQGILSERISLSLNGQRSGFYHDRTGTLVAFHATPGYETYRGLGWYGVIVCGA